In Verrucomicrobiota bacterium, a genomic segment contains:
- the pstA gene encoding phosphate ABC transporter permease PstA: MKDLAKQKQVRVKGEIAVWFSSLGLFLGLVMIVALIGVIAYNGLSVFWPQRVVQLKLDTEAVTGLGSRSKVAGIITSEQTKSLDKSLTNPQAPVKEWQLFLGNKDQFGFSYKYFDRSSILEVSEPEEIVILERAEYGDAIAYPAYLSFVNGERIEASNPNFNAALKALIEECRDRREKIRYLEFNEIGAINKALEKLRLEKLKIDRSNVQSPADIASLNRIENERARHQSLFTTLAAQARGLRDFQESSKLAYTLASGEQVEQSIGSIYSFYYPNQLGFFGKAGIFIKHTLGFLIEEPREANTEGGVFPAIFGTFVMTLLMSIAVTPFGVIAAIYLKEYARDGLFVRSVRIAINNLAGVPSIVFGVFGLGFFVYFVGGTLDQLFFSLRLPTPTFGTGGILWASLTLALMTVPVVIVASEEALASVSRGIRESSLACGASKWQTIQRIVLPASAPGILTGMILAMARGAGEVAPLMLVGVVKIAPSLPIDTQFPFVHLERKFMHLGFHIYDLGFQSPDSEAAMPMVFATTLLLILLIVMLNLVAIMIRNRLKRKYKTSTF; the protein is encoded by the coding sequence ATGAAAGATCTGGCCAAACAAAAGCAAGTCCGAGTCAAAGGAGAAATAGCCGTATGGTTTTCCTCTCTGGGCCTGTTCTTGGGCCTAGTGATGATTGTAGCGTTAATTGGAGTAATCGCCTACAACGGGTTGTCAGTTTTTTGGCCCCAACGGGTTGTCCAATTGAAGTTGGATACGGAGGCGGTAACCGGTCTGGGATCACGTTCGAAAGTTGCGGGAATAATTACTTCAGAACAGACTAAATCCCTCGATAAATCATTAACGAATCCCCAAGCTCCAGTGAAGGAGTGGCAACTTTTCCTGGGAAACAAAGATCAATTCGGATTCTCCTATAAATATTTTGATCGAAGCTCTATTCTGGAAGTTTCCGAACCCGAGGAAATTGTAATCCTGGAAAGGGCCGAGTATGGGGATGCCATCGCTTATCCCGCTTATTTAAGCTTCGTAAACGGTGAAAGGATTGAAGCGAGCAACCCGAATTTTAATGCGGCCCTAAAAGCACTCATAGAAGAATGCCGGGACCGGCGCGAAAAAATCCGTTACCTGGAATTCAATGAAATTGGAGCAATTAACAAGGCACTTGAAAAACTTCGCCTGGAAAAGCTGAAGATAGACCGATCGAACGTTCAAAGCCCTGCTGACATAGCGAGTCTGAATCGAATTGAAAATGAACGGGCTCGCCACCAATCGTTATTTACAACTCTCGCCGCTCAAGCTCGAGGACTAAGAGATTTTCAGGAGTCCAGTAAACTGGCATATACACTAGCTTCCGGCGAGCAGGTCGAACAATCCATTGGAAGTATCTATAGTTTTTACTATCCAAACCAATTAGGATTCTTTGGGAAAGCAGGGATCTTTATAAAGCACACCCTGGGATTCCTGATTGAAGAACCCAGAGAGGCGAATACGGAAGGGGGCGTTTTCCCGGCAATCTTTGGCACGTTTGTCATGACCCTTTTGATGAGTATTGCGGTAACCCCATTTGGGGTAATCGCGGCCATTTATTTAAAAGAATATGCAAGGGATGGACTGTTCGTCCGTTCTGTCAGAATCGCCATTAACAATTTGGCGGGAGTTCCATCCATCGTGTTTGGAGTTTTTGGGTTGGGTTTCTTTGTATATTTTGTCGGAGGAACCTTGGACCAATTATTTTTCTCATTGCGACTTCCTACCCCTACCTTCGGAACCGGTGGAATCCTTTGGGCGTCCCTGACTTTGGCATTGATGACTGTTCCCGTCGTAATCGTTGCCTCGGAAGAAGCACTCGCATCGGTATCCCGCGGTATCAGGGAAAGTTCCCTCGCTTGCGGGGCATCAAAATGGCAAACGATCCAACGGATTGTTCTTCCGGCAAGCGCTCCTGGAATTCTAACGGGCATGATACTCGCAATGGCTCGCGGTGCTGGCGAAGTCGCACCGTTGATGCTGGTCGGTGTGGTAAAGATTGCACCGTCTCTTCCCATTGATACACAGTTCCCATTCGTTCATTTAGAACGAAAGTTCATGCACCTCGGTTTCCACATCTACGACCTGGGATTCCAATCGCCCGACTCGGAAGCAGCCATGCCAATGGTATTCGCCACTACCTTGCTCTTAATCCTGTTAATTGTAATGCTCAATCTGGTAGCCATAATGATCCGCAATCGACTGAAAAGAAAATACAAGACCTCCACTTTTTGA
- a CDS encoding ABC transporter permease subunit gives MNHFIVVGGVAVIAAVMGIFIFIFVQILPLFQGAKVKPLAEHPLVDSINEIIDFDLDEWAELPVVIRKDGSVRYLDLKGDRGSIEHNDVFNPGESLSTLNYNSLKRLLVAGSESGKFAFSKLNYRSQFDTASVRTIHPDIESSDWYVLSEKGESIKFVDYGEGASNKMAAGICVDSSGEQHVRAVTLEQKRSLFGGGGNITVGKRFDLTPDIDQEIQQVDVSSNGDLILVTSTTGEVFLFVFESGELKLRQRFWPFEGLDDKRVHSADFLMGDVSVVFSGTGGENRIFSMSLDSGKGQRLYSMTKEFDPLPEPSIDYYPGIRNKSFLLMGKNHASLRYSTTESIRWEQDFDFDIARGVIGEKYDKLALLDTTGILHLFSLQDPHPQAGLKAYFGKIWYEGQPETDYIWQSTGGTDDFEPKLSLVPLILGSLKGTFYAMLFAVPIALLAALYTSQFLEPKLKNFVKPTMEIMASLPSVVLGFMAALWLAPLVDTQVPSFLLLVIGIPLFTFIFGWGWLKLPKQVRMKIPPGFEFLIIAPFLLIVCYACWNLGPVFERIFFVVTNPDTGEQIADFRLWWPDFTGATYTQRNSLIVGFMMGFAVIPIIFTIAEDSMSNVPNSMRSGSLALGASRWQTAIKIVLPTASAGILSSLMIGFGRAVGETMIVVMATGNTPVKDFNIFSGMRTLSANIAVELPEAPYHGTLYRTLFLGALVLFIMTFFINTVAEILRQELRNRYKTVE, from the coding sequence ATGAACCATTTCATTGTGGTGGGCGGCGTCGCGGTTATCGCAGCTGTTATGGGAATTTTTATTTTCATCTTTGTTCAGATTCTTCCTCTTTTCCAAGGTGCCAAAGTCAAGCCCCTCGCCGAACATCCTCTAGTGGACTCGATAAATGAAATTATCGATTTCGATCTAGATGAATGGGCCGAGTTGCCAGTGGTCATCCGCAAAGATGGTTCCGTTCGGTATCTGGACCTTAAAGGCGATCGAGGTTCGATTGAACACAACGACGTATTTAACCCCGGCGAATCCCTATCCACCCTCAACTACAATTCGTTGAAACGACTACTCGTGGCTGGCTCGGAGTCTGGTAAATTTGCATTTTCAAAGCTAAACTACCGCTCTCAATTTGATACAGCCTCTGTCAGAACCATTCATCCGGACATTGAAAGCTCAGACTGGTATGTGCTATCAGAAAAGGGCGAATCCATTAAATTTGTCGATTATGGTGAAGGCGCCTCCAACAAAATGGCCGCAGGCATATGCGTGGATTCTAGCGGTGAGCAACATGTCAGGGCAGTAACACTCGAACAAAAGCGGTCCCTGTTTGGCGGTGGAGGAAACATCACGGTTGGTAAACGCTTTGACCTGACACCCGACATCGATCAGGAAATACAACAAGTGGACGTTAGCTCGAACGGAGATCTCATCCTGGTAACATCGACTACGGGTGAAGTGTTCTTATTTGTGTTTGAATCAGGAGAGCTCAAGCTAAGGCAACGCTTTTGGCCCTTCGAAGGCCTGGATGATAAACGAGTGCATAGTGCGGATTTCCTTATGGGCGATGTTTCAGTCGTTTTTTCCGGCACAGGTGGGGAAAATCGAATTTTCAGTATGTCGTTGGATTCTGGAAAAGGACAGCGGCTCTACTCCATGACAAAAGAGTTCGACCCATTACCGGAACCCTCCATTGATTATTACCCCGGCATTCGAAATAAGAGTTTTTTGCTTATGGGAAAGAATCATGCGTCCCTTCGCTACAGCACCACAGAGAGCATTCGCTGGGAGCAAGATTTCGATTTCGATATTGCACGAGGAGTCATAGGCGAAAAATACGACAAACTCGCTTTGTTGGACACTACCGGTATCTTGCACCTGTTTTCGCTACAGGATCCCCACCCTCAAGCAGGCTTAAAGGCCTATTTCGGAAAGATCTGGTATGAAGGCCAGCCCGAGACTGATTATATATGGCAATCAACTGGAGGAACGGACGACTTCGAACCAAAACTCTCGCTTGTTCCGCTTATCCTTGGCTCACTCAAAGGGACGTTTTATGCCATGTTATTTGCAGTTCCCATTGCTTTGCTGGCTGCCTTGTATACATCGCAATTCCTTGAACCGAAATTAAAGAATTTCGTGAAACCGACCATGGAGATCATGGCCTCACTACCGTCGGTAGTACTCGGATTCATGGCCGCACTGTGGCTCGCACCTCTGGTAGACACCCAAGTGCCATCGTTTTTGCTACTGGTGATCGGAATCCCCTTATTCACCTTCATTTTTGGATGGGGATGGTTGAAGTTACCCAAACAGGTTCGCATGAAGATTCCTCCGGGATTTGAATTTCTGATAATCGCTCCTTTTCTTTTAATCGTTTGCTATGCCTGTTGGAATCTGGGGCCGGTTTTTGAACGGATCTTTTTTGTAGTTACCAATCCTGACACAGGTGAGCAAATCGCGGATTTTAGATTGTGGTGGCCAGACTTTACTGGAGCGACCTACACGCAGAGAAACTCTTTGATAGTTGGGTTCATGATGGGTTTCGCAGTCATACCCATCATCTTTACAATCGCAGAAGATTCGATGAGCAATGTTCCCAATTCCATGCGATCCGGTTCCTTGGCCCTGGGGGCGAGTCGTTGGCAAACTGCAATCAAAATTGTTCTACCAACTGCCTCAGCAGGCATACTCTCCTCTTTGATGATTGGATTTGGACGCGCGGTGGGCGAAACGATGATTGTGGTGATGGCCACCGGGAACACACCCGTAAAAGACTTCAACATATTCAGTGGTATGCGAACTCTTTCGGCCAATATCGCAGTAGAGTTACCCGAAGCTCCTTACCACGGCACTTTATATCGTACCCTGTTTCTGGGAGCCCTGGTACTTTTCATAATGACATTTTTTATTAATACAGTGGCGGAAATCCTTCGTCAGGAACTGCGCAATCGCTACAAAACGGTAGAGTAG
- a CDS encoding phosphate ABC transporter substrate-binding protein PstS family protein, with product MKKIIVITAAWLALTQLTSQANVDPDLPVYTSVSGVSGNLNSVGSDTLNNLMSLWAESFRAFYPNVNIQIEGKGSSTAPPSLIEGTAQVGPMSRGMKSVEIDAFEHKFGYKPTQIGVSIDALAVFAHKDNPIKGLTMKSVDSIFSNTYKAGGTPIENWGSVGQTGSWADRSISLYGRNSASGTYGYFKEVALKKGDYRESVKEQPGSSAVVQGIATDLYGLGYSGIGYKTSGVKALALGESESTMFEPSLENCLSGDYPLARLLYVYVNKRPNEPVDTLTYEFIRFVLSKQGQEIVVKDGYFPLPASVAGEMLRFLK from the coding sequence ATGAAAAAGATAATTGTTATAACCGCTGCATGGCTGGCGCTCACTCAACTGACAAGCCAGGCGAACGTGGATCCTGACCTGCCTGTCTACACATCTGTATCTGGAGTATCGGGAAATCTGAATTCCGTAGGATCGGATACCCTAAACAACCTGATGTCACTATGGGCTGAATCGTTCCGCGCCTTTTATCCCAATGTGAATATCCAGATCGAAGGTAAAGGCTCATCGACAGCTCCTCCGTCACTCATAGAAGGAACCGCCCAAGTGGGACCCATGAGCCGAGGAATGAAATCGGTGGAAATAGATGCTTTCGAACATAAGTTTGGTTACAAACCAACTCAAATTGGCGTTTCGATCGATGCATTGGCGGTATTTGCTCATAAGGACAATCCGATCAAAGGACTAACCATGAAGTCGGTAGACAGTATCTTCTCCAACACTTATAAGGCTGGCGGGACGCCGATTGAGAATTGGGGAAGTGTAGGTCAAACAGGCAGTTGGGCCGATCGAAGCATCAGTCTGTATGGTCGTAACAGTGCTTCCGGAACGTATGGCTATTTTAAGGAAGTAGCTCTTAAAAAAGGTGATTACCGAGAAAGCGTGAAAGAACAACCTGGCTCCTCCGCGGTTGTCCAGGGAATCGCAACTGACCTTTATGGATTAGGATATTCCGGGATTGGCTATAAAACCTCTGGCGTAAAAGCACTGGCACTGGGAGAAAGCGAATCCACTATGTTTGAGCCTTCATTGGAAAATTGCCTTTCGGGGGATTATCCACTCGCACGTCTTTTATACGTTTATGTGAACAAACGCCCCAACGAGCCTGTGGACACTTTGACCTACGAATTCATTCGGTTCGTCCTCTCCAAGCAAGGACAGGAAATCGTGGTAAAGGACGGCTACTTTCCTCTTCCAGCATCCGTTGCGGGCGAAATGCTGAGGTTTCTTAAATAG